The following is a genomic window from Chitinophaga caseinilytica.
CGATATTTTCTCCGCCTTTGGCCGTGTGGAATCCTGTAAAGTGATCGTTGATCGCTATACCGGTGTATCCCGCGGGTTCGGGTTCGTGGAAATGCCCGAGCGCCAGGAAGCCCTCGACGCCATCCGCGAGCTGGAAGGCCGCGACATCGAAGGCCGCCAGATCAGCGTATCCGAAGCCAAGCCCCGCGTAGACCGCGACCGCGGCGACCGTAGATACTAGCGCTTACTATTCCGAAGCAATAAAAAATCCCTTTGCCGCCAGCTCGTCTGGTAGCAAAGGGATTTTAGTTCGTATAACCTGCCCGGTCAGAGATTCCCTTTCTTCAGCTCCTCCAC
Proteins encoded in this region:
- a CDS encoding RNA-binding protein encodes the protein MNLYVSNLMSSLRDEDLFDIFSAFGRVESCKVIVDRYTGVSRGFGFVEMPERQEALDAIRELEGRDIEGRQISVSEAKPRVDRDRGDRRY